In Paenibacillus algicola, a genomic segment contains:
- a CDS encoding copper amine oxidase N-terminal domain-containing protein — protein MKKLWTAFLAVVCILPLLFQGQVQAATHINVIVDGMRINPSQPPIMVQNRVMLPMRVIFQLLGAKVTWDQKTQTVTAVRDNSTIILKINAKTATIDGKSTTLDVPAKNLSGTTMVPVRFVSEALGEKIGWNSTTKTVTVTTSNNSAGEGSLGPVNYITLRDIGNIGDGRDLQVSFSKSANEQHASYYRVFLVKASKASYFNESAAANVPSANYSVIFPTGSDPSLTFSSNTRDSDGELIRENQAYTAFVLAVGKYSGSSQMSKASPAVTLINNRAVDAPTGVTVSDVNNYGDGRDLSVSFVRAASESQISGYRLFVVKTQSLSSFNLTAAQAVPGTSYTSVAKPSSSTSQMTLSLGSSSRDTSGELIRSGVSYSVVVMALSSNESTALSRLSTPSSSVTLNQSASVPMITQVSDVSDYGDGRDLRVAFNKVSDESNIGSYRIYVVKSGTAGLFDVNRADNLTNYFYTTVSKNGYNLVHTLPATARDTDGQLIRSGVYYRVFVSAVGTGSQNGVQLLSTASNEIILSTGNQVEAVTGVAATDSSDYNDGRDLRITFNRANNESNILNYRVFVVKYNKSSSFSVDSANALSIYNYTQVNKTGYNLSQSLSSSTRDTDGDLLRNGNSYAIFVMSVSSNAYTGNVLSASSPYVYMSANQVVAAVTGLAVSDVSDNNDGRDLRVAFNRVSNEGTIGHYKIYVVKNENAASFDLNWANSLDSSRYTYVSKTNNNQIVNLAAGARDINGDVIRNGVAYRIFVLTAGSGSYAGYSALSSPSSVITLSGNTSVPAASNVAATDGGNNNDGRDLFVSFSPAAEESRISGYRIYVVPSQKADAFNLAAANNVNTANYTPVNKTGSTLSVSLSATSTDTDGLPIRNMTAYRVFVVSVSSDGVAGNNALSAPSSAITMESGAVTAPTSVTASVYWDNAAAQRIDLSFTPATSGNVSEYRVMLVPTSLPFGIDDAKRVAANNYTVIPHQEGTITRELGINTRDVEGNSFNASSQSYHVIILAVGNPAQTNTVAITENVPLQNWPPPR, from the coding sequence GTGAAGAAGCTTTGGACTGCCTTTCTGGCGGTCGTCTGCATCCTCCCCCTGCTCTTTCAAGGTCAGGTACAGGCTGCAACTCACATCAATGTCATCGTGGACGGGATGAGAATCAATCCTTCCCAGCCACCGATTATGGTACAGAATCGGGTTATGCTCCCGATGCGCGTCATTTTCCAGCTCCTCGGCGCCAAGGTTACCTGGGACCAGAAGACCCAAACGGTCACCGCGGTTAGAGACAATTCTACCATTATTCTCAAAATCAACGCCAAAACAGCAACCATCGACGGTAAATCGACAACGCTCGATGTTCCCGCCAAGAATTTGAGCGGTACTACTATGGTACCGGTTCGCTTTGTCAGTGAAGCGCTGGGCGAGAAGATCGGCTGGAATTCAACAACCAAAACCGTGACCGTCACCACCTCTAACAACAGTGCCGGTGAAGGCAGCCTCGGTCCGGTCAACTACATTACACTCAGAGACATCGGTAATATCGGAGACGGACGCGACCTCCAGGTCAGCTTCTCCAAATCTGCCAACGAGCAGCATGCTTCTTATTACCGGGTTTTTCTGGTGAAGGCGTCGAAGGCTTCTTATTTCAATGAAAGTGCAGCTGCAAATGTACCTTCCGCCAACTATTCTGTCATTTTCCCGACGGGTAGTGATCCTTCCCTGACCTTCTCGAGCAATACACGGGACAGCGATGGAGAGCTGATTCGAGAGAACCAGGCCTACACCGCCTTTGTCCTCGCCGTAGGCAAGTACAGCGGCAGCTCGCAAATGTCGAAGGCCTCTCCCGCCGTCACTCTGATCAACAACAGAGCCGTAGATGCGCCAACAGGCGTTACGGTTTCGGATGTAAACAATTACGGCGATGGCCGGGATCTGTCGGTTTCTTTTGTCCGGGCGGCATCGGAGAGTCAAATTTCCGGTTACCGGTTGTTTGTCGTCAAAACTCAAAGCCTGTCCAGCTTTAATCTTACTGCGGCTCAAGCCGTTCCGGGAACCTCCTATACGAGCGTAGCCAAGCCAAGCTCCAGCACTTCACAGATGACGCTCAGCCTCGGCTCCTCCTCCAGAGATACCTCCGGAGAATTGATCCGCAGCGGAGTATCCTACTCTGTCGTCGTTATGGCGCTCAGCAGCAATGAATCCACGGCCCTGAGCAGACTGTCTACACCCTCGTCATCGGTCACACTGAACCAAAGTGCTTCTGTACCGATGATTACCCAGGTGTCGGATGTGAGCGATTACGGGGATGGAAGAGATTTGCGGGTCGCTTTTAACAAAGTATCGGATGAATCGAATATCGGTTCTTATCGCATCTATGTTGTCAAATCCGGCACGGCCGGCCTGTTTGATGTTAATCGGGCCGATAATCTGACAAACTACTTTTATACAACCGTGAGCAAGAACGGATATAATCTCGTTCACACGTTACCTGCTACGGCGCGGGATACCGATGGACAGCTGATCCGCAGCGGCGTCTACTACCGGGTCTTTGTATCGGCCGTGGGAACAGGCAGCCAGAACGGAGTTCAGCTGCTCTCGACGGCATCCAATGAGATTATTCTAAGCACCGGCAACCAGGTTGAAGCCGTAACAGGTGTAGCAGCCACAGACAGCAGCGACTATAACGATGGCCGGGACCTGCGAATAACCTTCAACCGGGCGAATAACGAGAGCAACATCCTGAATTACCGTGTCTTTGTCGTAAAATACAACAAGTCCTCCAGCTTCAGCGTGGACAGTGCCAATGCATTAAGCATTTATAATTACACCCAGGTCAATAAGACAGGATACAACCTCAGTCAGAGCCTGTCTTCGAGCACACGCGATACCGACGGAGATCTTCTTCGCAACGGCAACAGCTATGCGATCTTCGTTATGTCCGTCAGCAGCAATGCATACACAGGTAATGTCCTTTCCGCTTCATCCCCGTATGTGTACATGTCCGCGAACCAGGTAGTCGCGGCAGTAACCGGTTTAGCGGTCAGTGACGTTAGCGATAACAATGACGGACGCGATCTGCGCGTGGCCTTCAACCGTGTTTCCAATGAGGGCACGATCGGTCACTACAAAATTTATGTCGTCAAAAATGAAAATGCTGCTTCCTTCGACCTGAATTGGGCGAACAGCCTGGACAGCAGCCGGTATACGTATGTCAGCAAGACCAACAACAATCAGATCGTAAACCTCGCCGCAGGGGCACGGGATATCAATGGTGATGTCATCCGTAACGGCGTTGCGTACCGGATTTTCGTACTGACTGCCGGCAGCGGCAGCTACGCGGGCTATAGCGCCCTGTCTTCTCCTTCGTCCGTAATCACGCTAAGCGGCAATACATCTGTGCCTGCGGCAAGCAATGTAGCAGCCACAGACGGAGGCAACAACAATGACGGACGGGACCTGTTCGTATCCTTCAGCCCTGCTGCCGAAGAATCCAGAATCAGCGGGTACCGGATTTATGTCGTGCCATCGCAAAAGGCAGACGCCTTCAACCTGGCCGCAGCCAATAATGTCAACACAGCGAATTACACGCCTGTGAACAAAACAGGCAGCACCCTCAGTGTCAGCCTGTCGGCAACGTCAACAGATACTGATGGCCTGCCGATTCGCAATATGACCGCATACCGGGTATTCGTAGTTTCCGTGAGCTCAGACGGCGTCGCGGGCAACAACGCCCTGTCGGCACCTTCATCTGCAATTACGATGGAGAGCGGAGCCGTTACGGCGCCGACCAGTGTCACCGCCAGCGTCTACTGGGACAATGCTGCTGCGCAGCGGATTGATCTCAGCTTCACGCCGGCTACCAGCGGGAATGTTTCAGAATACCGTGTGATGCTTGTGCCAACGTCATTGCCGTTTGGAATCGATGATGCTAAGCGGGTCGCGGCGAACAATTATACTGTAATTCCACATCAGGAAGGGACGATTACTCGGGAGTTGGGAATCAACACCAGAGATGTGGAGGGTAACAGCTTTAACGCCTCCAGCCAAAGCTACCATGTCATTATTCTGGCTGTCGGGAATCCGGCGCAGACGAACACTGTGGCGATTACAGAGAATGTGCCGCTGCAGAACTGGCCGCCGCCAAGATAA
- the rlmD gene encoding 23S rRNA (uracil(1939)-C(5))-methyltransferase RlmD, which translates to MPQSVKKRPAAHTPRPSVSESAEELVPGDVIVVTIKRLGINGEGVGYYRRKAVFIDGALTDEVVKAEVTGQQPKFIKAQLLEVEKRSPYRIEPPCPVFGICGGCQIQHMSYEGQLQAKTDIVREAFHRYAGLQDVKLKPILGMEHPWDYRNKAQLQVKRRGNEVIAGLYQAESHEIVDITGCPIQNSKVNEAVEKVKAVLQELNIPFYKDNGSKDGVRTIVVRNGFQSGEVQVTLVTAGSRLPRQEELVSMLRLSIPGISGIAMNINPKKTSLIFGDRTIKLWGADTLKESLGDLEFSLSPRAFFQLNPQQTVKLYESVRAAAGLTGKETVIDAYCGTGTIGLWLAPYAKEVRGIEVIPEAIEDAKQNAARNQRDNVSFHTGEAEVLLPRWVKAGLSPDVIVADPPRTGLDPRFLDTVLRTRPKKFIYVSCNPATLAKDCKVLLDGGYSLEWVQPVDMFPQTSHVECVILMEWRGEPK; encoded by the coding sequence TTGCCGCAATCGGTCAAGAAACGTCCTGCGGCTCACACTCCGCGCCCTTCTGTCAGTGAAAGTGCCGAGGAGCTTGTCCCCGGTGACGTGATCGTGGTTACGATCAAGCGGCTGGGAATTAACGGCGAAGGCGTGGGCTATTACCGCCGGAAGGCTGTATTTATAGACGGCGCCTTGACGGATGAAGTGGTCAAAGCAGAAGTAACCGGACAGCAGCCTAAATTCATCAAGGCACAGCTGCTGGAGGTCGAGAAGCGTTCACCTTACCGGATCGAGCCTCCTTGCCCCGTGTTTGGCATTTGCGGCGGCTGTCAGATACAGCATATGTCCTATGAAGGCCAGCTTCAGGCCAAAACAGATATTGTGCGTGAGGCTTTCCACCGCTATGCCGGACTGCAGGATGTGAAGCTGAAGCCGATCCTCGGCATGGAGCATCCTTGGGATTATCGCAACAAGGCGCAGCTTCAGGTGAAGCGGCGCGGAAACGAGGTCATTGCAGGCTTGTATCAGGCGGAAAGCCATGAGATCGTCGATATAACCGGCTGCCCCATCCAGAACAGCAAGGTTAATGAAGCCGTCGAGAAGGTGAAAGCTGTACTGCAAGAGCTGAACATTCCTTTTTATAAGGACAATGGCAGTAAGGACGGGGTGCGCACCATTGTGGTGCGGAATGGCTTTCAGTCCGGAGAGGTTCAGGTGACGCTGGTCACCGCAGGCAGCAGGCTGCCGCGTCAGGAGGAGCTGGTCAGCATGCTTCGCCTGTCGATCCCCGGAATTAGCGGAATTGCGATGAACATAAACCCGAAGAAGACCTCGCTGATTTTTGGAGACCGGACGATCAAGCTGTGGGGGGCAGACACGCTGAAGGAGTCTCTGGGAGATCTGGAGTTTTCTTTGTCGCCGCGGGCTTTTTTTCAGCTGAATCCACAGCAGACGGTGAAGCTGTATGAATCGGTGCGGGCCGCGGCTGGATTGACAGGGAAAGAAACCGTCATTGATGCCTATTGCGGGACTGGGACGATCGGGCTGTGGCTGGCGCCATATGCCAAGGAGGTTCGCGGCATTGAGGTCATTCCGGAGGCGATTGAGGATGCGAAGCAGAACGCGGCGCGCAACCAGCGCGACAACGTCTCCTTCCACACCGGCGAAGCCGAAGTGCTGCTGCCACGCTGGGTCAAGGCCGGCCTGTCCCCGGACGTCATCGTAGCCGATCCCCCGCGCACAGGACTTGACCCACGCTTCCTGGACACCGTACTGCGTACAAGGCCGAAGAAATTCATCTACGTATCCTGCAATCCCGCCACCCTGGCCAAAGACTGCAAGGTCCTGCTGGACGGAGGCTACTCTTTAGAGTGGGTGCAGCCGGTGGATATGTTTCCGCAGACGAGTCATGTGGAGTGTGTAATATTGATGGAATGGAGGGGCGAGCCTAAATAG
- a CDS encoding NUDIX domain-containing protein, protein MEVSVGVQAVIIENNKILTIKKRDDDSSDATYILPGGKQEFGETLEQAVCREVFEEVGIAVNVDDFLFLREFIGANHENAEANKNLQIVSPIFLCSIKSSNDIPLTPPNPDPDQIGVEWIPLNELVKLRFYPKELIPQLIKVGNGNKPSRCYVGDIN, encoded by the coding sequence ATGGAGGTTAGCGTAGGTGTACAAGCTGTAATTATTGAAAACAATAAAATTCTTACTATCAAGAAACGGGATGATGATTCAAGTGATGCGACTTACATCCTCCCCGGTGGGAAACAAGAGTTTGGTGAAACATTAGAGCAAGCGGTTTGCCGCGAAGTATTCGAAGAAGTTGGTATAGCCGTAAACGTAGACGACTTTTTATTCCTTAGAGAATTTATTGGAGCCAACCACGAAAATGCCGAAGCGAATAAAAATCTTCAAATAGTCAGTCCTATTTTTTTATGTAGTATAAAATCCAGTAATGACATACCTTTAACTCCCCCGAATCCAGACCCTGACCAAATCGGGGTAGAATGGATTCCATTAAATGAGTTAGTCAAGCTTCGTTTTTATCCGAAGGAATTAATTCCCCAATTAATTAAAGTTGGTAATGGAAATAAACCAAGTCGTTGCTATGTTGGCGATATCAACTAA
- a CDS encoding GrpB family protein: protein MRRTEIAPWTENWFDVYRIEEVLLHSIFSNELLEIHHIGSTSVPQIGFAKPIIDILIVVKDIIKVDEYNEQMIHKGYKPRGEQGIVGRRYFPKGGDHRTHHVHIYEVGNINIEYHLNFKEYLMNHPDEAKTYGELKLHLAKQSPDDVRVYQDGKEAFCTEIVKKAMKWASERRNNKEQNREWRLA from the coding sequence TTGAGAAGAACTGAAATTGCTCCTTGGACGGAAAACTGGTTTGATGTATACCGTATAGAAGAAGTCTTATTACATTCCATCTTCTCGAACGAGTTACTTGAAATCCATCATATTGGAAGCACTTCCGTTCCTCAGATTGGGTTTGCAAAGCCAATTATTGATATTCTAATTGTCGTCAAGGATATTATCAAGGTAGACGAGTATAACGAACAAATGATTCATAAGGGCTATAAACCACGTGGGGAACAAGGAATCGTTGGTCGTCGATATTTTCCAAAGGGTGGAGACCATAGAACTCATCACGTACATATTTACGAGGTCGGAAATATCAACATCGAGTATCATCTGAACTTCAAAGAATACCTAATGAATCATCCTGATGAAGCTAAAACATACGGGGAATTGAAATTACACTTAGCCAAACAATCACCGGATGATGTTCGTGTATATCAAGATGGAAAAGAAGCCTTTTGCACTGAAATTGTAAAGAAGGCAATGAAATGGGCGTCTGAAAGAAGGAACAATAAGGAGCAGAACCGAGAATGGAGGTTAGCGTAG
- a CDS encoding recombinase family protein → MPTPSQTAGKKNAYDMWGGCTVRGILTNPHYVGDLVQCRSTTKSVTNKNRNYIDPKDFIIVQDTHEPIVTRKDFDSAIT, encoded by the coding sequence ATTCCTACACCGTCACAAACTGCTGGAAAGAAAAACGCTTATGATATGTGGGGAGGATGTACGGTTCGTGGAATTCTTACGAATCCCCATTATGTGGGCGATCTGGTACAATGCCGATCTACAACCAAAAGTGTAACGAACAAAAATAGGAACTATATAGACCCGAAGGACTTCATCATCGTCCAAGACACCCACGAACCAATTGTTACAAGAAAAGACTTTGATTCAGCAATTACTTGA
- a CDS encoding GyrI-like domain-containing protein, producing the protein MLLCSFRHRSNQGCYEHPSTVLLHHLQHVLLNSEYDADDRPCLEFCINDPAKDKEGKCKVDLYIPIKKRI; encoded by the coding sequence ATGCTTCTATGTTCATTCCGTCACCGCTCCAATCAAGGATGTTATGAACATCCTTCAACTGTCCTACTCCACCATTTACAGCATGTGCTACTGAATAGTGAGTATGATGCCGACGATAGACCATGTCTCGAATTTTGTATAAATGATCCTGCTAAGGATAAGGAAGGGAAATGTAAAGTTGATTTATACATACCGATCAAGAAGAGAATATAA
- a CDS encoding Ig-like domain-containing protein: MVIVKKVAKLLLCISVLSGLMGSKTVHRAYADSSLSSTIVITDTTLSIGETTTVTITFSEKVIGFTEADLTVPNGTLSGLASSDGGIMWTATLTPSAGIEDATNVITLDNTGIADAAGNTGTGSTDSNNYAMDTLRPSAVIVIEDTALTVGKTSLVTITFSEAVTGLTSADLTVPNGTLSGLASSDGGIMWTATLTPNENVEDMTNVITLDNTGVVDEAGNAGSGSTDSNNYAIDTLRPSAEIEIRDTALTTGETSLVTITFSEAVIGFTEADLTVPNGTLSGLSSSDGGITWTATLTPSANVEDMTNVITLDNTGVADFAGNAGSGSTDSNNYAIDTLRPSAEIEIRDTALTIEKTSLVTITFSETVTGFTEADLTVPNGTLSVLSSSDGGITWMATLTPSANIEDMTNVITLDNTGVADFADNAGSGSTDSNNYAIDTLRPSAEIEIRDTALTIGKTSLVTITFSEAVIGFTEADLTVPNGTLSGLASSDGGITWTATLTPQANVNVQDHSITLHNDGIADIAGNPGEGVTLSNTYSISTVPLPDSSSTESSWTPSTPVQISVTSTNGILSIPTGMSGVVGLDGEILISVPAGAFTEDIRLSIQKNPETPNMLSSKQVLASPVFAIVNSVSKKPSKPVSLTLTFDRGSLKEDQTPAVFYYNEVNKAWSEVEGGTIQGNKISVSIDQFGKYAVLALDKSPGAIIEDPSEELILHDISNHWAEGNVRQAIRTGIVSGYPDGTFKPNASVTRAEFLLMLMNIVNVKAAVMDRSFSDTAEIGEWAKQAVADALHAGIVTGYADGSFRPNANITRAEMAVMVARGLDLSGAENAAALFADHDSIPAWAVPAVTALKNLAVLKGTSGNTFSPTREATRAEAVTVLINVLNQLSIK, translated from the coding sequence TTGGTTATTGTAAAAAAGGTCGCCAAGCTATTATTATGTATCTCCGTGCTTTCGGGTCTGATGGGTTCAAAGACAGTTCATCGAGCCTATGCAGATTCATCTCTGTCATCAACGATAGTCATTACAGATACTACCTTAAGTATCGGAGAAACAACAACCGTAACGATCACGTTCTCGGAAAAGGTAATAGGCTTTACAGAAGCTGATCTAACGGTCCCGAACGGTACATTGAGCGGACTGGCTTCCTCAGATGGAGGAATAATGTGGACGGCCACGCTGACACCAAGCGCAGGTATCGAGGACGCGACCAATGTTATTACCCTTGATAACACTGGTATTGCTGACGCGGCGGGCAATACAGGCACTGGTTCAACGGATTCTAATAACTATGCAATGGATACCTTAAGGCCATCCGCCGTGATCGTGATCGAGGACACTGCGCTAACCGTTGGAAAAACCTCTTTGGTCACCATTACATTTTCCGAGGCGGTAACAGGCCTAACTAGTGCAGATCTAACGGTCCCGAACGGTACATTGAGCGGACTGGCTTCCTCAGATGGAGGAATAATGTGGACGGCCACGCTGACGCCAAACGAAAATGTCGAGGACATGACCAATGTTATCACCCTTGATAACACTGGTGTTGTTGATGAGGCGGGCAATGCGGGCAGTGGCTCAACGGATTCTAATAACTATGCAATCGATACCTTGAGGCCATCCGCCGAGATCGAGATCAGGGACACTGCGCTAACCACTGGAGAAACCTCTTTGGTCACCATTACATTTTCCGAAGCGGTAATAGGCTTTACAGAAGCAGATCTAACGGTCCCGAACGGTACATTAAGCGGACTGTCTTCCTCAGATGGAGGAATAACGTGGACGGCCACGCTGACGCCAAGCGCAAATGTTGAGGACATGACCAATGTTATCACCCTTGATAACACTGGTGTTGCTGATTTTGCGGGCAATGCGGGCAGTGGCTCAACGGATTCTAATAACTATGCAATCGATACCTTAAGGCCATCCGCCGAGATCGAGATCAGGGACACTGCGCTAACCATTGAAAAAACCTCTTTGGTCACCATTACATTTTCCGAAACGGTAACAGGCTTTACAGAAGCAGATCTAACGGTCCCGAACGGTACATTAAGCGTACTGTCTTCCTCAGATGGAGGAATAACGTGGATGGCCACGCTGACGCCAAGCGCAAATATCGAGGACATGACCAATGTTATCACCCTTGATAACACTGGTGTTGCTGATTTTGCGGACAATGCGGGCAGTGGCTCAACGGATTCTAATAACTATGCAATCGATACCTTGAGGCCATCCGCCGAGATCGAGATCAGGGACACTGCGCTAACCATTGGAAAAACCTCTTTGGTCACCATTACTTTTTCCGAAGCGGTAATAGGCTTTACAGAAGCCGATCTGACGGTCCCGAACGGTACATTGAGTGGACTGGCTTCCTCAGATGGAGGAATAACGTGGACGGCCACGCTGACACCTCAGGCCAATGTGAATGTTCAGGACCATTCGATTACGCTTCACAATGATGGCATAGCTGATATTGCGGGTAACCCGGGAGAAGGCGTAACTCTTTCGAATACATATTCTATTTCGACGGTTCCCTTGCCTGACAGCAGCTCTACAGAATCTTCATGGACTCCCTCTACACCGGTTCAAATCTCAGTTACCTCAACGAACGGAATTCTGAGCATTCCAACCGGCATGTCCGGCGTTGTAGGCTTGGATGGGGAAATCCTCATTTCGGTTCCGGCAGGAGCTTTTACAGAGGACATCAGATTATCGATTCAAAAAAATCCGGAAACACCAAACATGCTCTCAAGCAAACAGGTATTAGCAAGTCCGGTCTTTGCTATCGTGAACAGCGTTTCCAAGAAACCAAGCAAGCCGGTAAGTCTGACCCTGACGTTTGATCGCGGCAGCTTGAAGGAAGATCAGACTCCTGCAGTATTTTACTACAACGAAGTAAACAAAGCCTGGAGCGAAGTTGAAGGCGGGACCATTCAAGGCAACAAAATCAGTGTCAGCATCGATCAATTTGGGAAGTACGCCGTACTCGCGTTGGACAAAAGTCCAGGTGCCATTATAGAGGACCCTTCAGAAGAGCTCATCCTTCACGATATTTCTAACCATTGGGCGGAAGGAAACGTGAGGCAGGCGATCCGTACAGGAATAGTTTCGGGATATCCAGACGGAACCTTCAAGCCTAATGCTTCGGTAACGCGTGCAGAATTTCTGCTCATGCTGATGAACATTGTGAATGTGAAAGCCGCAGTCATGGACCGTAGCTTTTCAGATACGGCAGAGATTGGTGAGTGGGCTAAACAAGCAGTAGCTGATGCGCTGCATGCAGGCATCGTTACCGGTTACGCAGATGGCTCCTTCCGTCCCAATGCCAATATCACCCGGGCTGAGATGGCGGTGATGGTAGCCAGGGGCTTGGATCTGTCTGGTGCTGAGAATGCTGCAGCTCTTTTTGCAGATCATGATTCCATTCCTGCGTGGGCAGTCCCTGCTGTAACGGCATTGAAAAACCTAGCTGTCCTCAAAGGGACAAGCGGCAATACATTCAGCCCGACTCGTGAAGCCACGAGAGCGGAGGCAGTAACGGTTCTGATCAACGTGCTGAATCAACTCTCAATCAAGTGA